From Pseudomonas sp. G.S.17, the proteins below share one genomic window:
- the ssuD gene encoding FMNH2-dependent alkanesulfonate monooxygenase, giving the protein MDVFWFLPTHGDGHYLGTSKGARPVTLNYLKQVAQAADDLGYHGVLIPTGRSCEDSWVIASALVPLTERLKYLVAIRPGIISPTVSARMAATLDRLSGGRLLINVVTGGDPDENRGDGSFLDHSERYEVTDEFLQIWRRVLQGEAVDFEGKHLRVQNAKALYPPIQKPYPPLYFGGSSEAAHDLAAEQVDVYLTWGEPPAAVAEKLADVRERAARKGRTLKFGIRLHVIVRETSAEAWQAASKLIEHISDEIIAAAQKSFSRFDSEGQRRMAALHDGRRDNLEIAPNLWAGVGLVRGGAGTALVGNPQEVAERIKEYADLGIESFIFSGYPHLEEAYRFAELVFPLLPEPYRSLAGRGITNLTGPFGEMIANDLPPQK; this is encoded by the coding sequence ATGGATGTTTTCTGGTTTCTTCCAACCCACGGCGACGGCCACTACCTTGGCACCAGCAAAGGCGCGCGACCGGTCACGTTGAATTACCTGAAACAGGTGGCCCAAGCCGCTGACGACCTCGGTTACCACGGCGTGTTGATTCCCACCGGGCGCTCCTGCGAAGACTCGTGGGTGATCGCTTCGGCACTGGTGCCGCTGACCGAACGCTTGAAATACCTGGTGGCGATCCGCCCGGGGATCATTTCCCCAACGGTATCGGCGCGTATGGCGGCGACCCTGGATCGCTTGTCGGGCGGTCGTCTGTTGATCAACGTCGTGACCGGCGGTGATCCGGACGAAAACCGTGGCGACGGCAGCTTCCTCGATCACAGCGAGCGCTACGAAGTCACTGACGAATTCCTGCAGATCTGGCGTCGGGTGCTGCAAGGCGAAGCCGTGGATTTCGAAGGCAAGCACCTGCGCGTGCAGAACGCCAAGGCGCTGTATCCGCCGATCCAGAAACCCTACCCGCCGTTGTACTTCGGCGGTTCTTCCGAGGCCGCCCACGATCTGGCCGCCGAGCAAGTGGACGTTTACTTGACCTGGGGCGAACCGCCGGCTGCGGTTGCGGAAAAACTGGCCGACGTGCGTGAACGCGCGGCACGCAAAGGTCGCACCCTGAAGTTCGGCATTCGCCTGCACGTGATCGTACGCGAGACCAGCGCCGAAGCCTGGCAAGCCGCCAGCAAACTGATCGAGCACATCAGCGACGAAATCATCGCCGCTGCGCAGAAGTCTTTCTCGCGCTTTGATTCCGAAGGCCAACGGCGCATGGCGGCCTTGCACGACGGACGTCGCGACAACCTGGAAATCGCCCCGAACCTGTGGGCCGGGGTCGGTCTGGTGCGTGGCGGTGCGGGCACGGCGTTGGTGGGCAACCCTCAGGAAGTGGCCGAGCGCATCAAGGAATACGCCGACTTGGGCATCGAGAGCTTCATTTTCTCGGGTTATCCCCATCTGGAAGAAGCCTATCGCTTCGCCGAACTGGTTTTCCCGTTGTTGCCGGAACCGTACCGCAGCCTGGCCGGACGCGGCATCACCAACCTGACTGGACCGTTCGGCGAAATGATCGCCAACGATCTGCCGCCACAGAAGTGA